One region of Ornithorhynchus anatinus isolate Pmale09 chromosome X5, mOrnAna1.pri.v4, whole genome shotgun sequence genomic DNA includes:
- the DMRTA1 gene encoding doublesex- and mab-3-related transcription factor A1 encodes MEAASKSGGGSSGRALLPPGPVAPVPPPPPSSALPLPPSFLQPPSLLLRAAAAAASPDSGCPSAVRPERGAAAVGAPRTPKCARCRNHGVVSALKGHKRFCRWRDCACAKCTLIAERQRVMAAQVALRRQQAQEESEARGLHRLLYPGIGAGGAAAAGGRAPSAEPRRPTAAGGPEVSRALPTFEASNLGDQEEKRRGELAKVDSCYSGLEDPGATSHQYSLRSSPEYNGNHEDKPSGSENSDKEELAQSPSLQSERAESPRLLASSAMESGNENEWLKDFAASRSSLLRVSSRRRDPLDILTKVFPSHRRSRLENILQFCKGDVVQAIEQILNGKEPKQDTKDLERSPGSELTVLQRSSSFSLSGIGIGTIGNKSAFSPLQTSSTPFGNDSNLYRLNPRLGINPLRLAYSSPGRALPGFMSPYLTSGLFSTLPFQPALDYSFSGMIRGTSYFPSKTLMTNSGLYSSLDQENQ; translated from the exons ATGGAAGCAGCGAGCAAGAGCGGCGGTGGGAGCAGCGGGAGAGCCCTCTTGCCCCCGGGGCCGGTGGCTCCCGTGCCCCCGCCACCTCCGTCGTCCGCGCTGCCActgcccccttcctttctccagccGCCGAGCCTGCTTTTGAGGGCGGCGGCTGCCGCCGCTTCCCCAGACAGCGGATGCCCCTCGGCGGTGCGGCCGGAGCGCGGAGCCGCGGCTGTCGGGGCCCCGCGGACCCCCAAGTGCGCCCGCTGCCGCAACCACGGCGTGGTGTCCGCGCTCAAGGGCCACAAGCGCTTCTGCCGCTGGCGGGACTGCGCCTGTGCCAAGTGCACGCTGATCGCCGAGCGCCAGCGAGTCATGGCCGCGCAGGTGGCGCTCCGCCGGCAGCAGGCGCAAGAGGAGAGCGAAGCCCGGGGGCTGCACAGGCTCCTGTACCCCGGGATCGGGgcagggggggcggcggcggccggcggccgaGCCCCCAGCGCGGAACCCAGGCGCCCCACGGCAGCTGGAGGACCAGAGGTCAGCAGGGCACTGCCCACTTTCGAAGCCAGCAACCTAGGTGaccaagaggagaaaagaagaggcgAGTTGGCC AAAGTTGACTCATGCTATAGTGGGTTAGAAGATCCAGGAGCCACATCACATCAGTATTCCTTGAGGTCTTCACCAGAGTACAATGGAAATCATGAAGACAAGCCATCTGGTTCAGAAAACTCAGACAAGGAGGAACTTGCTCAGTCTCCTAGCCTTCAGTCAGAAAGGGCTGAAAGTCCTAGATTACTGGCATCTTCTGCTATGGAAtcaggaaatgaaaatgaatggctCAAGGACTTTGCTGCCTCTAGATCTAGCCTTCTCAGGGTTTCTTCAAGACGGAGAGATCCACTTGACATTCTGACTAAGGTTTTCCCGAGTCATAGGCGCAGCAGGCTGGAAAACATTCTGCAGTTTTGCAAAGGAGATGTGGTCCAAGCCATAGAACAGATCCTAAATGGGAAAGAACCAAAGCAAGATACCAAAGACCTGGAAAGGTCCCCTGGatcagaactcacagtcttacaaAGATCTTCCAGTTTTAGCCTATCTGGGATAGGTATAGGAACCATAGGGAATAAGTCAGCTTTTTCTCCTCTGCAAACCAGTTCCACTCCATTTGGAAATGATTCCAACCTGTACCGTTTAAATCCTAGGCTAGGGATCAATCCTCTAAGACTGGCCTATTCCTCTCCAGGGAGGGCACTACCTGGCTTTATGTCCCCATACCTAACATCTGGGTTATTTTCCACTTTGCCATTCCAGCCAGCTCTGGATTATTCCTTCTCAGGAATGATCAGAGGTACTTCGTATTTTCCCAGCAAAACCTTGATGACCAACAGTGGCCTTTATTCCAGCCTGGATCAGGAAAACCAATAG